ATACGTACAGCGTGGTACGTGATTATAATTAATGGCTGGTTGAGGATTGCCACTGATGTCTTCTGCGGCAATGATGCCTTCTTCCATCGCGACGTGCGCTAATTGCAAGCCACCGATACAATCGCCAACCGCATAAATATGACTCTCTTTTGTTCGGAAATTGGGCGCTACTTGAATCACGCCTTTGTCGACGATGATATCCGTATTTTCAAGTCCGATATTCTCAACATTTGCAGCACGCCCAACGGAAACGAGCATTTTTGAAGCTGTGAATGTTTGCTCGGTGCCTTTGACGATCGCTTTTATTTCAACGCCATCCGCAGTTTTTTGAAAAGTATCTGCTTGAACCTCAGCGCTGGTTACAATATTGATTTTTTTCTTTTTGTAGAGGCGGTGCAGTTCTTTTGAAATTTCTTTGTCTTCGGTTGGCAAAATGCGATCGCTATATTCAACCACTGTAACTTCGACGCCGAAATCATGTAACATAGATGCCCATTCCATTCCAATCACGCCACCGCCAACGATGATGATCGATTCTGGCAATGTGTCTAATTGTAGTGCACCGTCCGATGATAATACGAACTCTTCGTCAAACGCAAGACCTTTTAGAGCACGAGGCTTGGAACCAGTTGCGATAATAAGGTTTTTAGGAATCAGCATTTCATTTTCTCGTCCATCTGCAAACTCGACGGAAATAGTTCCCGCTGTTGGTGAGAAGATCGATGGGCCAAGAATCATGCCCTTGCCTTCATATAAATCAATTTTACCTTTTTTAAACAGTTGCACGATACCGCTCTCTAATTGATCCACGATGCCCTGTTTCCGTTCTTGTGCTTTTATAAAACTGAATGTCGGTTCTGGTGCTTCAACGCCGAATTCAGCTGCTTTTTTCACAGTTTGTAGCACTTCTGCTGAGCGGAGCAATGCTTTACTTGGAATACAACCACGATGCAAACACGTACCGCCAAGTCGATCTTTTTCAACAACCGCTACCGTTAAGCCTTTTTGAGAAGCACGTATTGCCGCGACATAACCGCCCGTTCCACCACCGAGTACTACTACATCATATTCTTTCGCCATTTCTTA
The sequence above is drawn from the Listeria weihenstephanensis genome and encodes:
- the lpdA gene encoding dihydrolipoyl dehydrogenase; the encoded protein is MAKEYDVVVLGGGTGGYVAAIRASQKGLTVAVVEKDRLGGTCLHRGCIPSKALLRSAEVLQTVKKAAEFGVEAPEPTFSFIKAQERKQGIVDQLESGIVQLFKKGKIDLYEGKGMILGPSIFSPTAGTISVEFADGRENEMLIPKNLIIATGSKPRALKGLAFDEEFVLSSDGALQLDTLPESIIIVGGGVIGMEWASMLHDFGVEVTVVEYSDRILPTEDKEISKELHRLYKKKKINIVTSAEVQADTFQKTADGVEIKAIVKGTEQTFTASKMLVSVGRAANVENIGLENTDIIVDKGVIQVAPNFRTKESHIYAVGDCIGGLQLAHVAMEEGIIAAEDISGNPQPAINYNHVPRCTYTSPEIASVGITEEQAKEQGYEVKTGKFFFRGIGKALVYGESDGFIKVIADKKTNDLLGVFMIGPHVTDMISEAALAHVLDATPFEIGSTIHPHPTLAEAFGEAALAVDGLAIHG